One genomic segment of Ricinus communis isolate WT05 ecotype wild-type chromosome 3, ASM1957865v1, whole genome shotgun sequence includes these proteins:
- the LOC8273742 gene encoding protein YIP4b, with protein sequence MIPKLGDCNYNLPYPWLFLQRQRFYYKKTQTESKINLKLNPLSLSLSLSLSHLLRSKNFPSLSRETRKKRESPHIASKKMSHSDTIPLHASSQSDIDEIENLINASVQSGPATVLPARPPSPPRIPVSSSPFIQSNLPPPRPTSQKPPSVPAAPPPPPPASNNSHGSNIGASGFGSAPNTLTEPVWDTVKRDLSRIVSNLKLVVFPNPFREDPGKALRDWDLWGPFFFIVFLGLTLSWSASVKKSEVFAVAFALLAAGAVILTLNVLLLGGHIIFFQSLSLLGYCLFPLDVGALICMLKDNVIVKIIVVCVTLAWSSWAAYPFMSSAVNPRRKALALYPVFLMYVSVGFLIIAID encoded by the exons ATGATCCCTAAACTGGGGGACTGCAATTACAATTTACCATACCCCTGGCTATTCCTTCAACGGCAGCGTTTCTACTACAAGAAAACGCAAACAGAAAGTAAAATCAACCTGAAACTaaaccctctctctctctctctctctctctctctttctcactTATTAAGATCCAAAAATTTTCCATCACTTTCCCGAGAAaccagaaagaaaagagaaagtcCACATATCGCGTCAAAGAAAATGTCGCATAGCGACACAATCCCTCTCCACGCCTCCTCCCAATCAGACATAGACGAGATCGAAAACCTAATTAACGCCAGCGTCCAATCGGGCCCAGCAACAGTCCTACCGGCCCGTCCACCAAGCCCGCCGCGAATTCCGGTCTCATCGTCACCATTTATCCAATCAAATCTCCCCCCACCGCGTCCGACAAGCCAAAAGCCACCGTCAGTCCCTGCGGCAcccccaccaccaccaccagctAGTAATAATTCTCATGGATCGAATATTGGTGCGTCCGGATTCGGATCGGCCCCCAATACGTTAACGGAGCCGGTCTGGGACACGGTGAAAAGAGATCTGTCGAGGATAGTGAGTAATTTGAAGTTGGTTGTGTTTCCAAATCCCTTCAGAGAAGATCCTGGTAAAGCATTGAGAGATTGGGATCTGTGGGgccctttcttcttcattgtgTTTTTGGGTCTTACTCTTTCTTGGTCTGCTTCTGTCAAGAAG TCTGAGGTTTTCGCTGTTGCATTTGCTCTACTTGCAGCCGGTGCTGTAATCTTGACATTGAATGTTCTGCTACTG GGTGGACATATAATTTTCTTCCAAAGTCTTAGCCTTCTGGGTTATTGTCTCTTCCCTCTGGATGTTGGAGCACTAATCTGTATGTTGAAGGACAATGTAATAGTGAAAATAATTGTGGTTTGTGTGACATTGGCATGGAGCTCGTGGGCTGCCTATCCATTCATGAGCTCAGCTGTCAACCCAAGAAGAAAGGCTCTTGCACTTTACCCTGTTTTCCTTATGTACGTATCGGTTGGTTTCCTCATCATTGCCATTGATTAA